The Primulina eburnea isolate SZY01 chromosome 18, ASM2296580v1, whole genome shotgun sequence genome segment gtctggactcgactcgacgagaactctagggatcacggtgtgaataagacgtcaatggctgtcacctaccctcccactcgaggtgactgtacgtcttattcctagacttcggtctgagctgtatcaacgactgcaataggagtcaaggctgctcctaagctgagatacaccgaacatctagatagttgacaatggctgtcaacgactcccctatcttaaatgcaatgaatatcaacctgtaacaaagcatgctcatattcatatctgaatatcacaatgatcttacatgcttgaatacaattctataatcaaagcacaATCATGTAACAAGATCTGAATATAACTCTAAaatcaattcataaacatgttaccatatatacaataattctagtatgtgattttggttgggaactcaaataatatcttatttgagttgtggcttcccaaacaaacatggcttatacctttcttgttgtaaACTAAATCGgagtctcgaagtcgggatacaaactgtcactccaaatctgaaatagcaatgtTGAACATACAATATCAAatcccaactcaattcaatacatatactatcaatgATCAATCTCGGTATGAACtttaacggcataacgacgtaattctcaataccgataactcaaccgATAATCAGTATATTCTCTACAAGCCAttacatcaataacaacactCATAATCTTCCTAAAATCTGTATCTTTTCAGCACATATATGCTGAAATTTATAGCAAACGCATACGACATCCGATAATCAAACCGTTTACGATTCTACCATGTCAATAAGCTCAAGAACACGCATTTACAAGTATAtcagaatttccccaacatgaaATCTTCCAAACATGTTGAATCTGAAAGATATTTACATCCACTTGTAGCCTTGGTTGAGAGGAGTACGAATCTATAATCGAAATAAAATTTGGATAGCTACCTCTTGAGAAATCTTACCCCAAAGCCTTGAAGAAATTGAAGATTCTTGAGGGAAATCTCGGTTCTTCAGCTGCTGAGATGAAGAAGGACGAATCAGCACCATtccatatatataccatgccatgtgtcacgttaagaagaaagggtggacttctcgcatgcagcaccacgggtgcgctcatgtctagaccgcgggtgcgctatgctctcggcaaccctaacattttccaaaagtagcaaccgcgggtgcggtctctgcaagaccgcgggtgtggtcttgCTTCGCATAAAATTGCCAACTTTCTATccctataccgcgggtgcggtctaagttgtaccgcgggtgcggtgtggcctcggcttttcttgctaaaagccacaattgcatgaccgcagGTGCACTCCCGTTTTCAGCGCGGATGCGGTCTTGCAACCTCTtaattctcatgtcttttctcctctcCTCACACGTCATGCATTCCCATATCTTCCGATTATCATgttaatgaaaactaataatctcgagccttacagataTATTCTGGAATttctttttgcattagcaatctcaatctttcacaccttcctgcataaatttttcttagaacatttcagaaacagagggaaaatatttacaaatttttgagagaatttcatccattttgaaaagaaaagaaatgatttttttttatttttgtaccagcaattgtgggaaattgatttaaccgactatgagagtcacagagtaccgttatccgccatttaaccgagaaaataaaaagattaagaaaacctgaaataaaaacaaacaaactgtAATATCCCAACCTTTTATCTTTCTATTGTCAATGATGTTATTCTATGGTTTGGTGTTATGGATATATGGTTAAGTTATTATTGATCATGGTTATTGATATGTTTTATGAGTATAGTTGATGGAAGGGTTGGTATTGCATGTTATAGCATCAATATGGTTATTGCATTGTATTCATGGTTATTTATTGTATGGTTTTGGTATGGTTAATAGATGGTTGTGTATTTGAGGAGTTGTTGTTTTCATGAAAGTATAATGTTGGGAGTTGGATTGATGGTTTGGATGGGTTGAGCCAAATATGTTATTGGGGTGCAGAAACgatatgaaaattttgatatctGTTAcagtttttagcataatgaatGGGAAATTGATCCAAATGGCATGAGGCCAATTGCACTAGAAAGCTAAGATCCAAGGCtacaactttcttattttgagttttgttcaaagaGATGAGGAAGATGAGTCAAAAGTGACCTGAAGTGCGTTATGTATATCGTCGTTCCTACACTAACACATTTTggtagaatgggcataactatatactcagacctccaaatgatctgcaaTTTGGAGAGATTCAACAAacgacatagggctacaactttcatgtttaccacgTTTTATAATTCGGAAGGTAAGAGGCGTTTCGGAAGCGATCTTTACAGTagctgtgcgcagagtggcgcccgagcggtaagagaccgcccgagcgccactgcTTCTGGATTTTTGAGTTTTGGGCAGAAAGTTTGGCGCTAGGGCGGTAATTTGTGACCTCCCGAGTGCCCAGAAATTTAAAAACGTGTTTTGAGGTTTGGGAAGGCATAAAATCGAACGGTATCAATTCTTTTACTCATTTTCATTCTTCTTCTTATCTCACCATCGACTTAGgaactagggttcttcatttCTTCACTTAATTCCTTTCTTTCCAAGGTTTGAATCTTCAAGTTGCAGGTGTGATCTTCATATCCTCAAGAGCAAGTAACCAAGGTAAGGGAATTTATCTTTTGGGTATTTGGTTGAAGTGAAGGGAATGGTGGTTTAGGCTTGAATGGTAATTTATAGGTTCAAGATGTGAAGTTAATCGCATAATCTTGATCTTGTGTTGTAGGATCAACCACCAAGAAGCTATCACAAAAAGTttcattggttgtaagtgggaTTTTTCCTTGAATGCATCTCATGGCCTATATGTATGATgaatgattttgttattgttcCTAGCTCCTTTAATCCATTGATTATATACTTGTTATGTAATGGTTCATTGATTGTAAGAAAAGGAAAGGAattttgatgtcaattgctaaGAAATGAACTAGTTCTAATTGCATGCACACCACATGTTTGATACAATGATTCAATGGTTCTTTTTATCGCTTGATAGTTATATGGAAGTGGTGGTGCTTCTAGCACTTCTAAACCCACATAACGGAAGTTGATCAACATTTAACATGTACAGTGACTGATTTTTACTGAAGTGTACATGTATACAATCGACGGATGACTTATCATTGCCATACAAGGAAAATGAAAGCAAATGGTTGATAGAATGCCATCGTATAATTGTTATCTATATATTCCATTGAACGATGGCATTTCCTATGGTTCTATTGTAATGATTCCTTTATTACACTATTGTATATGTAAATGTTATTGAAAGTTCCACTTATTGAGTTTTGTAAACTCATTCCAAttatgtcatgtgatgcaggtaaaTAGGAATAGCGATAGAAGTGTCAAGGCATGGAAGGTGCATGTGCCAAAGCTTGGAGAATTATATTTTGTTAAAATGGTTTTGAGTATTGTACCTTGGTTCATGTTTTGAACAAGAAAATTATGTTacatattttgtcaaacacttggtatTTATGGAGATGAGATTTATGTGTATTTGGAAAATCTATATTTAGGTGCAAACTTTgccaaaattttattaattattacttTTCTCCAAATCTCTTATAAGGCTTCCGCATTATTGCATTTTTAGTTTATTGTCATCGGGTAAGggtgttacatttagtggtatcagagccaggtttttcgGACCAATGATTTGGCACATGTCTTCCTATGCTTGTGACACTTCGGTATGTATCTTTCTGCATCTTATTGATGTATTGGTATGATGATAAGCTTTACAAGTATTATGGTttgaaaatgattttaaattgaGATGCAATATAGGAAAATGCCACCCAAGAGAAAAGCTCCTGAAGTACCTCCTAGAAGGAGAGCCGGAGAAGACCGAGACAGTACTTCCTCTAATGTAGTTGATGAGTTTATCAGCCTAATTCATGAGCAAGCTAAAGTGCATGGGGAACAAATTCAGCAACTTCTCTGATTGCAAACACCGGTTCAAGGTAGAGGCCAAGGTCGTGATCCACGAGTTATTGAGGGAGCTTATGATAAATTCAAGAAGATGAATCCACCCGAATTTGTAGGGAGTCCGGACCCTTTGATTGCAATGGAGTGGGTGAAGGGGTTGAGGCGATCTTTGATTACCTTAACTTTGATGATAAGGATCGAGTGAGTTGTGCCGTGTTTCTCTTAACCAAGACATCAAGAATTTGGTGGGAAGCAACAAAGGTAACGATTAATGTTCAGACATTGAAATGGAATGAGTTTAAagatttgttctatgacaagtactttcctagCGATGTTAAAGCCCGCAAGGTGAAAGAATTCTTGGAGCTAAAGCAAGGGACAATGAGCATGAATGATTACATCTTGAAGTTTGAAGAAGGTTGTCTTTTTGTTCCTTTCATTGCAAGAAATGACAAAGATAGAGCCGAGCATTTTATGCGGGGGTTGAGGGCGGAGATTCGAAGAGATTTTCGAAGGTCGAAGGATAATTCTTACAAGGAGATTGTTGAGAAAGCATTGATGGCCGAATATGATGAGAAAGAGATTGATAAAGAAAGAAAATTCAGGAGGCAACAATTTGTCCGAAAGGGTCAAGCTTCAGTTCAAGGAGGAAAAGGAGGACACAAGAGGTAAGGAAAGGAAGAATATTGTGGTAAAGCTCTTGCGATGCCATCTGAATCAGATAAGCCTTTATGCCCTAAATTCCATAAACCACATAAAGGAGAGTGCCTAGTTGGAAGCAACAAATGTTATAGATGTGGAGGAGTTGGGCACATTGCCATCAATTGCACTCAATCATCGGGCAAGGGTCGAGTTCAGGGGCGTATTTTCTCTTTGACCAAGGAAGGAGTTAATCCTGATTCATCAATCATTTCAGGTACCATTCTTATTTCAGGCAAGGTAGCTACTACTCTTATTGATACTGGCGCcacacattcttttatatctGAGCAATTTATGCATTCTCTGGGTCTTGTTCATATTGGTGAAATTGTCCACTTTTCTATTGTGCTTCCTTCGGGAGATTATATTCATTCTTCAAGTGTGATTCGAGTGTGCCCTGTTCAAGTAGATGATGAATTGTTGAATGCCGATTTGATTGTCATTCCCATGATTGACTTTGAtgttattttgggaatggattggttatctACTTATCGGGCTGTGATAGATTGTGTAGCCAAGACAGTACGTTTTCCTTCAAAGCATGGTGATAGCAGGGTCTTCGCGGGGTCAGGTACTTCGCTTGgcctttattttatttcttgcttgcAAATGCAATGGATGTTGGTTAAGGGTTGTCATGGGTTTCTAGCATCGGTGGTGGATATAACTAGATAAGGGAGTGGGAATGTGAGTGACATTGATACTGTGAGGGATTATCTTGATGTCTTTGCGGATGATGTACCGGGATTGCCACCGGATAGAGCGGTGGAATTTGTTATTGATATTGTACCAGGTACCGCACCGATTTCTAAAGCCCCTTATCGAATGGCCCCAACTGAAATGAAAGAGTTGAGGAGTCAATTGCAAGAGTTATTAGATAATGGCTTTATCAGACCAAGTTCATCTCCTTGGGGggcacgggtattatttgtgaagaagaaagatgggtccttGAGACTATGTATTGACTATAGAGAGATCAAAAAAGTaacaatcaagaacaaatatcctctgcccagaattgatgatctttttgatcagttgcaaggtgctactgtattttctaagattgatttgcggtCAGGGTAccatcaattaaaattaaaggaGTGTGACATACCTAAGACGGCtgtaaggtccgagatttaTTAGTATTCATTAATACGATACTCGGaaaatatgagaatgcatgacgtgtaaggagaggagaaaagacatgagaaattagggttttacaagaccgcacccgcggtcatacaattaggaatttttacaagaaaggccgaagccacaccgcacccgcggtgcaactcagaccgcacccgcggtgcatggacagaaagttggcaaatttattcgaagcaggaccgcacccgcggtgcgagaagaccgcacccgcggtagagtgaccgcacccgcggtcgtcatttttgaaaaataaaaaccatgccgaagcatgagcgcacccgcggtctggacatgagcgcacccgcggtgctgcatgcgagaaagtcACCCTTGTTTCTTGTAAtgacacatggcagggtatatatatagaagtaTGCTGAATCATTCTTTCTCATTCCAGCAGCTGAGAACCGAGACTTCCTCCAAGAATTCCTCAAGTTTCTTCAAGGGTTTGGGGTAAGATTTCTGAAGATTTAACCCTCTGATTTTTATACCGAatagagattcttgttccttgcttcAAGGGCTACAAGAAGATATAATTTTCACTTCGTTTCTACATGATGTGAGATATTGATATTGGGGAAACTATATTATGCTTGTAGATATATGTTCTTGAATTCATTGGCACCGTAGAAATACAACTGGATCAAAGAACGGATATTGTATACTACTGTTACGATTTTCAGAATGGTTGTTTATGAGATTATGTagattttgagaggttatgAGGTAGATTATGTTGTTTATGAAATGAGGACTATACAGTGTTGATATAGGTTGAGGTTGAATTGATCGGTATTAAGAAACTACGCCGTTATACCGTCAAACTGTATCCAACTTGCTTACTGATTTGTATATAAGTGAATTGAGTAGGAATTAATAGAATGTGTAttgaacattgccatttcagattcatcataCCTCACTTCgtcatcgagacctcgacatcgataaaggtttagcgacaagaaggtataatgcatgttttgtttggggagatacaactcaaatgagatcccatttgagtttcccaatcaaaatcatactagatttattgtttatcttataatatgattgtgatttgtttatagacttgtattcaaatcttttgagatgattatgctttgtttacagattgttattcattgcatttaagatagggagtcttgacataacagtcaaacttctagacgttcggtgatatcacagcttaggggaagatcagtctcctattgtagatgtggatacagatcgggccgaagtctaggaacgtcttattcacaccgggatccctagagttatagtcgagtcgagtccagacatggtttgattcgcattgtatgtttatatggatgttaTTCATCATAGCATGTTgcatgttttatattgattatatgcatgtatacatgtttatactgggatttgttctcaccggagtttccggctgttgttatgtctgtatgtgtgcataacaacaggtggggcaggatctgggtcgagacagagatgagatcgtgatagcgtggtgacttcgggcgcagcagaggactagtggttttactagctttgtactacttgtagatagtagtttgttttaaacactagttggtaCGAATGTATAATAACAAGACTAGTATGtacatttgatgaaataaagTAGAAGTTTATATCTTGTGTTTAGTTTTATTGGCATTTGGTATAATgttaaaagcgaaaatttgacccacttttcataataaagatccatttaatcccagagaaatgagttagagcccgggtccccacaacggcttttcgaaccaggtatggtcactacgagtttTTGGTTATGTCGTTTGGAATAACTAATGCTCCTTCTGTATTTATGGATCTTATGAATCGGGTTTTTAAGCCATATTTGGACAGTTTCATTATTGTCTTaattgatgatattttaatcTATTCAAAGACTCAAAATCTACATAGGGAGCATTTGAGGATTGTGTTACAGCAGTTGAGGGACAACCAGTTATATgctaaattcaagaagtgtgaattttggctggaGCAAGTTGCATTTTTAGGTCATATcgtttccaaggaaggaattgtTGTGGATCCGGCTAAGATTGAAGCAGTTAAGAAGTGGCATATTCCTTTGACAGTTTCTGAGGTACGAAGTTTCCTTGGGTTGGCAGGGTACTATCGTCTTTTTATTGCTGATTTCTCTAAAATAGCCTTGCCACTTACTACTCTGACAAGAAAGACAGTTAAGTTTGAATGGACTTATGAAATTCAGCAAGCCTTTCAAATATTGAAGGACAAATTGACTTCAGCTCCAGTGTTAGCACTTCCTCAGGGAGTTGAAGACTTTGTGGTGTATACAGATGCTTCGAAGAAAGGTCTCGGTGctgtgctgatgcagcgaggcaaagttattgcttatgcttctcgtcaattGAAGGATTATGAAATGAACTATCCGAatcatgatcttgagttggcagccgttgtttttgctttgaagatctggcgacattatttatatggcgTGAAATGTGAGATTTTCTCAGATCACAAAAGTCTTAAGTATCTCTTTACTCAGAAAGAACTTAACATGCGTCCGAagatggttagaacttgtgaaggactatgattgcactattagttaccacccaggaAAAGCGAATGTGGTTGCTGATGCATTGAGCCGAAAGTCAGGTCTTCAATTGGGTTCTATGATTCAAAAGCCTCTATTGTTGGATTTGAAGAGAAGTGAGATCGCATTGGTTGAGGAAGGTACGATCACGCGACTTTCAGCCTTAGTTATTCGACCGACTTTGATTGACAGAATTAAGTATGAACAACAGTTGGATACTTTTTTGTTGGACTTCAAAGCAAAGGCAGAGAAGAAGGGGAATTCTGAGTTTGGATTGAACAGTGATGGCCTGATTACATTTcaaggccgtatttgtgttcctgttggtgaTGCTATTCGTCGTGATGTTTTGACAGAAGATCATACTGCACCTTATTCAGTTCATCAAGGGGGCACCAATATGTATCAAGATCTTCGTCGATTTtattggtggaaaggtatgaaggaAGATATAGcaacatttatttctgaatgtTCGagttgtcagcaggtaaagattgagcaccaacGACCGGCGGGCTTATTGCAATCTTTACCTATACCGCAATGGAAGTGGGAACAcatcactatggattttgttgttgggttgCCAAGAACTCAGAAGGGctataattctatttgggtgatcgtggatcgattgaccaagtcatcaCATTTTCTCCCTGTCAATACGACATACTCTATGACTCAATATGCAGAGACGTATGTCCAAGAGATTGTAAGACTTCATGGGATACCCgtgtcgattgtttcagatcgtgatgcAAGGTTTACATCTGAGTTTTGGAAAAGTCTCCATAGAGCTTTGGGTACAAAGTTGGCCTTTagcacagcctatcatcctcagagcgatgggcaatcagagagagttatacagattttggaggatatgttgaggACCTGTACTATTGACTTTCCTAGTAGTTTGGATTCGAAGTTACCTCTTGTCGAGTTCACATATAATAACAGCTACCAGTCATCGATTGGCATGGAACCAtatgaagcattatatggtaggAAGTGTAGATCACCTTTATATTGGGACGAAGTAGGAGAAATGAAGATGTTGGGACCCGAGTTGGTTCAACAAATGGTTGATGTGGTCGCACACATCAGacagagaatgaagacggctcAATCTCGACAGACAAGTTATGAAAATGTTCGACGAAGGCCTTTCCAATTCAATGTAGGTGACCATGTGTTCGTTAAGATAGCTCCCCTTAAGGGAGTTATGAGGTTTGGAAAGAAAGGTAAGTTGAGTCCTCACTATATTGGACCTTTCGAGGTTCTGGATAAGATTGGTGAAAGAGCGTATCGATTGGCTTTGCCACCGGATTTGGATCGAGTTCACAATTTCTTCCATGTTTCAATGTTACGGAAGTATTTGTCCAATCCATCCCATGTTCTTCGACACGAAGCATTGGATCTTTTGCCTAATCTGAGCTATGAAGAAGTGCCGGTTCAAATTATTGACCACAAAGTTAAGGTGCTAAGGAACAAAGAAATTGGCTTtgttaaagttctttggaggaatcacGTGATTGAAGAGGCTACATGGGAACCAGAGGAAGAGATGAGACAACGTTATCCGGATTTATTTTGAAGTAAGCAAATTTCAgagacgaaatttttataagggggggggagattgtaatatcccAACCTTTTATCTTTCTATTGTCAATGATGTTATTCTATGGTTTGGTGTTATGGATATATGGTTAAGTTATTATTGATCATGGTTATTGATATGTTTTATGAGTATAGTTGATGGAAGGGTTGGTATTGCATGTTATAGCATCAATATGGTTATTGCATTGTATTCATGGTTATTTATTGTATGGTTTTGGTATGGTTAATAGATGGTTGTGTATTTGAGGAGTTGTTGTTGTCATGAAGGAATAATGTTGGGAGTTGGATTGATGGTTTGGACGGTTTGAGCCAAATATGTTATTGGGGTGCAGAAACGATATGAAAATTTTGGTATCTGTTACAGTTTTTAGCATAATTAATGGGATATTGATCCAAAAGGCATGAGGCCAATTGCATTAGAAATTTAAGATGCAAGGCtacaactttcttattttgagttttgttcaaagaGTTGAGGAAGATGAGTCAAAAGTGACCCGAAGTGCGTTATGTATATCGTCGTTCATACACTGAAACATTTTggtagaatgggcataactgtttactcagacctccaaatgatctgaaatttggagatattcaagaaaagacatagggctaaaactttcatgtttaccacgGTTTCTATTTTGGAAGGTAAGAGGCGTTTCGGAAGCGATCTTTACAGTagctgtgcgcagagtggcgcccgagcggtatgaaacgaccgcccgagcgccactgcTTCTGGATTTTTGAGTTTTGGGCAGAAATTTCGGCGCTAGGGCGGTAatt includes the following:
- the LOC140819106 gene encoding uncharacterized protein translates to MPPKRKAPEVPPRRRAGEDRDSTSSNVVDEFISLIHEQAKVHGEQIQESGPFDCNGVGEGVEAIFDYLNFDDKDRVSCAVFLLTKTSRIWWEATKVTINVQTLKWNEFKDLFYDKYFPSDVKARKVKEFLELKQGTMSMNDYILKFEEGCLFVPFIARNDKDRAEHFMRGLRAEIRRDFRRSKDNSYKEIVEKALMAEYDEKEIDKERKFRRQQFVRKGQASVQGGKGGHKRCGGVGHIAINCTQSSGKGRVQGRIFSLTKEGVNPDSSIISGTILISGKVATTLIDTGATHSFISEQFMHSLGLVHIGEIVHFSIVLPSGDYIHSSSVIRVCPVQVDDELLNADLIVIPMIDFDVILGMDWLSTYRAVIDCVAKTVRFPSKHGDSRVFAGSGTSLGLYFISCLQMQWMLVKGCHGFLASVVDITR